The genomic region TTCTGTTTTACCTATGGAGATGGTGTCAGCAATATTAATATTAGCGAACTAATTAATTTTCACCAAAGCCAAAAAACCTTAGCCACCCTGAGTGCTGTCCAACCAGCAGGAAGATTTGGGGCAATTTCCCTGGGACAAGAACAAACTAAAATTACCAGTTTTAAAGAAAAGCCAGAGGGTGATGGTGCTTGGATTAATGGTGGTTATTTTGTCCTAGAACCAGAAGTAATTAATTTTATTGCTGATGAAAGTACGATTTGGGAGAAGGAACCATTAGAAAAATTGGCTGACATGGATCAATTATCAGCTTTTAAACATCAGGGATTTTGGCAACCAATGGATACTTTAAGAGATAAAAACTACCTGGAAGATTTATGGAAAAATAATCAAGCTCCTTGGAAAGTGTGGGAATAATTGATGGTGATTTTAGGGAAAAATAATCATGTATGACTTTGCCATTATTGGTGGTGGAATAGTAGGACTAGCTACGGCTATGGCTTTAGGTAAACGCCATGGTCAAACCAAGATTTTAGTCCTAGAAAAAGAAGCGGAATGGGCATTTCATCAAACTGGCAACAATAGTGGTGTCATTCATTCTGGTATTTACTACAAGCCCGGTAGTTTCAAAGCGAAATTTTGCCGTGATGGTAGTCAATCAATGGTAGAATTTTGTCGAGAACATAATATAGATCATGATATTTGTGGTAAGGTTATTGTAGCCACAGAACCCGAGGAAATACCAAGATTAGAAAATCTCTACCAGCGAGGTTTAGATAATGGTATTCCAGTTAAAAGAATTAGTCCTCAAGAAGCGAGAGAAATTGAACCCCATCTTAGTTGTTTGGCAGCAATTCGAGTCTCTTCCACCGGGATTGTTAACTACAAACAAGTTTGCCTCAAGTACGCGGAGATTATTCAAAATCAGGGAGGCGATTTACGGCTGAACACCCAGGTTTTAAAACTACACCCAAGCGGTGAAAATCAGGTCATAGAAACTACTAAGGGTAGTTTTGAAACTAGATTTGTGATCAACTGTGGTGGACTACATAGCGATCGCCTGGCGAAATTGGGTCAGGTAAATCCCCAGGCTAAAATCGTTCCCTTTCGGGGAGAATACTATGAACTAACACCTGAAAAACGTTCTTTAGTCAAAACGCTGATTTATCCAGTTCCTAACCCAGATTTCCCATTTTTGGGTGTACATTTTACCAGGATGATTGATGGCACAGTTCACGCTGGTCCAAATGCGGTTTTGAGTTTTAAAAGAGAGGGTTATAAAAAAACCGATTTTGATTTAAGAGATCTAACTGAAGTCATTACCTATCCTGGTTTTTGGAAACTAGCAGCTAAACATGCTGATGAAGGAATCAAAGAAATGATTCGTTCTTGGAGTAAGGCGGCTTTTGTAAGAAGTTTGCAAAAACTGATTCCAGAAGTGGAGGCGAAAGATTTAGTACCCACCCATGCGGGGGTTAGAGCTCAAGCATTAATGAATAATGGTTCTCTGGTAGAGGACTTTTTAATCGTTCCTGGTAAAAACTCTATTCATGTTTGCAATGCACCATCACCTGCAGCTACATCTTCTTTAGAGATTGGTAAGGCCATTGTGAATCAATTACCAGAACCAGCAAATTTAATCAGGTGTTTTTAAAAACAAGCCTGGAGTAAAGTCCCAAATCAAAATCAAGAGGAAAACTATGAAAATATTAGTCACTGGTACAGAAGGATATTTAGGTTCATTGCTCCCTCCCTTATTAATTGCTAAAGGTCATAAAGTCATTGGAGTAGACACGGGTTTCTATAAAGTTGGCTGGTTATATAACGGTACAGAAATAACAATCAAAACCCTGAACAAAGACATTCGTAATATTAATCCAGAAGACCTAGAGGGAGTAGATGCCATAGTTCATAAAGCGGAACTTTCTAATGATCCTACAGGACAATTAGCACCCCATATTACCTATGATATCAATCATTTAGGTTCGGTGCGGTTGGCCAATTTGGCTAAAACTATGGGAGTGCGTCGGTTTGTTTACATGTCTTCTTGTAGTGTTTATGGAATTGCCACTGATGGGGATGTAACAGAAGAATCACCAGTGAATCCTCAAACAGCTTATGCTGAGTGCAAAACCTTGGTGGAAAGGGATATTAAGTTATTAGCTGACGATGACTTTTCTCCTACCTTCATGCGCAATGCAACAGCATTTGGAGCTTCCCCCCGCATGAGATTCGATATTGTTTTAAACAATTTAGCAGGTTTAGCTTGGACCACCAAGGAAATTAAAATGACTAGTGATGGTACTCCTTGGCGACCTTTAGTTCATGCTTTGGACATTTGTAAAGCCATTGTGTGTGTGTTGGAAGCACCCAGAGATATTATTCACAATCAGATTTTTAATGTAGGGGATACACAAAATAATTATCGTGTGCGAGAAATTGCCCAAATTATTGCAGAAACTTTCCCAGATTGTAAATTAACCTTTGGTAATAATGGTGCAGATAATCGTAGTTATCGAGTATGCTTCGAGAAAATAAACACAATATTACCGGGATTCAAATGTGACTGGAATGCGGAGCGTGGTGCCCAACAGTTATTGAATTTATTTCGGCAAATCGACATGACTGAAGATACATTCCTTTTTAGAGGATTTACCAGATTAAAGCAGCTGGAGTATTTGATCCGTACTCAACAACTCGATCAGAATTTTTTTTGGAATAGCTAGGAATTAGTTTTTTGAATTAATTTTTTAATATTCCAAAAAGTCCCAAGCAGTAATCTTATGGAAATCTTCATCAAAATCACTGCTGGGATCTAATAATTCTGGTTTAATTAAGATACTTGGGAAATTATTTTACATGAGTAAATTACTGACTATTGCCATTCCCACCTATAATCGAGCAGATTTGCTGGATCAACAATTGGAGTGGTTATCTCATGCTATTAAAGGTTATGAACAAGATTGTGAAATCTTAGTATCTGACAATTGTTCCAGTGATTATACACCACAAGTTATCAAAAAATGGCAGAATATTCTCAGTTCTGTAACTTTCAAATCCCACAGAAACAGTAGCAATTTGGGCGTGATGAGGAATATAATTTACTGTCTAAATTCCGCCACTACTAAATATGTATGGACAATTGGTGATGATGATCCCATTCAAGATAGAACTGTTGGTTACGTGATAGATAAATTCCACAAACACCAGGACTTATCTTTAATGTTTCTGAATTTTTCAGGAAGAAATAAAATTACTGGGGAAGCAGTTCATCCACCCACTATTGCTGGCAATCGTTGGTTTGATATTGATATGGAAGATGGTGCAGGCAATGGTAAGGCAATCTTTGAACATTGTCTTGCTAAAAGTGTGGGGGCAGTAATATTTCTGACAGCTTCAATTTATAGAGCTGATCTGGTTAAACAGGCTCTACAAATTTGGCCGGATGCCATTAATAACTGGATTTCTTTAGCCTATTTTGCGGGTTATTGTGCAGCTCATGGAAAGGTAATTGTCACCAAAGAGAATTTTTTAGAATGCATTGTAGGTGTCAGTTATTGGCAAAAAGAACCTAAATCTGCACTATTAATGCAATATAAACACATACCAGAGGTAATTTCTAAGCTCCATGAAAATGGATACTCTAAACAGTTTTATGCCAGAATGATGATTCAGAACTGGCGAGGAGTTAATTTAAAAGTTTTCCTAGGTGCTTTAAGAAGATGGCCAATTTCTGCTATTCAAACCATACTTCCTTTCTTTGCTGTAGTCACTGTTTCTGCAGTGGAAGTTATGGCTGCTCCTGAACTGAAAATTGCTGATTGTAATCAGCAAATATCTAATTCTTCTCTTCGTCGCAATAAAGATTCGTGAGTTAATTACTGGGTTAAATTATTAGTTTAAATGATGATGATTAATACTTGGCAAGATCAACTCAACGCCTTTACTGAGGATATTAATTATCGGGTATCTGTGGCTAAATATAAAAAGCATTTACCTGTATTATCCTCAAAAGATAAATTAATTGCTGAATCCCTAAAGCAGCAAGGTGTTTATATTACTTCTCTCACAGATTTAGGACTGCCATCAACCACACAAATGTGGGTAAGTGCTACGGGTTATGCAGGGATGATATCAGCTCCCAGAAATGTGGAGTCGGGATATAGCTTACCGCAAATTTACACAGTTACAGATCTACCAGAATTTTTTGCCTGGGGAATTGAATCTAGGTTAAGGAATATCATTGAAAGTTATATAGAGTTACCTATAGCTTTTCATGGTGTTCACGTGCGGAAGGATTTTCCCAATGAGCAGCAACTACAAACTCTGTTGTGGCACAAGGATTCGGAAGACCGACGGATGATTAAAATCATCGTCTATTTACACGATGTGGGGGAAGAACATGGACCTTTTGAATATATACCTTTACCAGGTAATATTGGAGAATGGTGCAATTATTATCGGGTCGATTATAGATTGTGGAAGTCAGGTTTTTTGGGAATTGATGACCGAGCAATGATGAATGTTATTCCTAAAAAATTCTGGAAATCTTGTCCAGGAAAAGCAGGAACGGTAATTTTTGTTGATCCTAGAAATGTTTTACATCACGGAACAGTCAGAACTAAAGAGCGTTCTACAGCATTTTTTGTTTACACTTCTGATGCTCCTAAACGCCCGGAACTTTGCACTCAATACCATGATCATACCTTCACCAAACCCCATGGGCAATTTAAGACTGAAATTGCAAATAAAGCCCAGTAAATTTTTCTAGGGTCTGTTGTTAGAGCATCCCGATCAAGTTTTCATTTTCGCTTATCCAAATTCACCGAGAGTTTTCAAAAATATGATTTTTACCCAAACAAGTCTAGCTGGCGCTTTCATTATCGAATTAGAAGAAAAACCAGATCATCGCGGTTTTTTTGCCAGAACTTTCTGCGCCCAGGAATTTGCTGAACATGGTTTAAAGCCAACAGTTGCTCAATGTAATTTATCTTTTAATCATCAAAAAGGCACTCTGCGAGGAATGCACTACCAAATTACACCAGCAACAGAAACCAAATTAATTCGCTGTACTCAAGGTGCAATTTATGATGTAATTGTGGATATGCGTCCGGAATCTCCTACCTACTTATCATATATTGGCGTCGAACTAACAGCAACAAATCGTCGCGCTTTATATGTACCGGAAATGTTTGCCCATGGGTATCAAGCTCTAACTGATGGCGCGGAAGTTGTTTACCAAGTTGGTGAATTTTACACCCCTGGTTATGAACGAGGACTGCGTTATGATGATCCCATTTTAGACATTGTTTGGCCTTTGAACGTGACTGAAATTTCTCAGAAAGATCGTAGTTGGCCCCTATTGGAATCTGTGTTAATAGGTGTCTAGTAACCGTTTTTATAAAGAATTATTGGGAGTTTCCCTGGAGTTGAAAATGATAATAGTTGATCAAGCATTACAAGCACGTGCTGAATTAGGTAAACCAGTAAAAGTTGCTATGATTGGTGCTGGTTTTATGGGGAGAGGTATAGCTAATCAAATTATTAATTCTGTTCCAGGAATGGAATTAGTAGCTATTGCTAACCGTCATATTCAAACAGCAGAACGAGCATATTTGGAAGCAGGAATTGAAAATTTCCGAACTGTGGATAATTTAGGAGCTTTGGAAGATTCCATCGCCCAAAATGGATATGCAATCACAGAAGATGCCATGTTGCTATGTGAAGCAGACGGCATAGATGCAATTATTGAAGTCACTGGAACCATAGAATATGCAGCTCATTTGGTAACTAGAGCGATCGCCCATCAAAAGCATGTGATATTAATGAATGCGGAACTAGATGGGACAGTGGGACCGATTTTAAAAATTCATGCTGATAGAGCTGGAGTGGTTTTCACAGCTTGCGATGGCGATCAACCAGGGGTAGAAATGAACTTATATCGCTTTGTTAAAAGCATTGGTTTAACCCCCCTATTATGCGGAAATATTAAAGGATTACAAGATCCCTACCGTAATCCAACCACTCAAGCTGGTTTTGCTCAACGTTGGGGACAAAATCCAGCTATGGTGACAAGTTTTGCTGACGGTACAAAAATTTCCTTTGAGCAAGCAATTGTAGCTAATGGTACGGGAATGAAGGTAGCAAAGCGGGGTATGTTGGGATATGAATATATGGGTCATGTAGATGAAATGACTAACATGTATGATCTGGATCAGCTTAGGGAACTGGGTGGAATTGTGGACTATGTGGTAGGTGCAAAACCCAGTCCAGGAGTATTTGTTTTTGCTACTCACGAAGATCCCAAACAACGCCATTATTTGAACCTCTATAAATTGGGCGAGGGTCCTCTTTATAGTTTCTATACACCCTATCACTTATGTCATTTTGAAGTTCCTATTTCTGTAGCTCGTGCAGTGTTATTACATGATGCAGTTTTAACCCCCATAGCAGGTCCTATAGTTGATGTGGTGGCCACAGCCAAGATTGATTTAAAAGCAGGGGAAATAATTGATGGTATTGGCTATTATATGACCTATGGACAATGTGAAAATTCCTCCATTGTGCAACAGGAAAATTTACTACCCATGGGACTAGCACAAGGATGTCGTTTAATACGAGATATTCCTCGAGATCAAGTCCTCACTTATAACGATGTGGAATTGCCTGCAGGTAGACTTTGTGATAGATTGCGTGCTGAACAAACAGCCTATTTTTCCCCAGTTAAAACTTTAGCGATCGCTAGATAGAGTTTCCAGCAGTCATAGGGAGACCCAATACTCCCTATTCCCCCTCCCCCCTATTCAAACAATGAAAATTGCTCTAGTCCATGACTATTTAACCCAGCGCGGTGGAGCAGAGCGAGTATTTGAATTGCTTTGCAAATACTACCCCGAAGCGGATATTTTTACATCTGTATATGATGCCCAAAAAACTATTGACTTAGGCGATCGGATAGTTAAAACTACTTTTTTACAAAGCATTCCTGGGGCTAAGAAATATTTTCGACTTATAGCCCCGTTATACTTTCCAGCTTTCCGTTCCCTGGATTTACAAGACTATGATTTAATTATTAGTAGCAGTACGAGCTTTGCCAAAGCGGTTCGTAAAAAAAAGGAAGCTCAACACATTTGCTTCTGTCACAATGTAACTAGATTTTTATGGGATACACAAACTTATTTACGGGAGTATGGAGATTATCGTTACTTTGCTCCAGTAATAGAAAAAATATTTGCTATGATGAGAAATGTGGATCTGAAATACTCCCAGGAACCAGATTTATACATTGCCAATTCCAGCGTTGTTGCCAAACGTATACAACAAATATATGGCAAGGAAGCAATGGTAGTCAATTATCCAATTGATACCAATAATTTTGTTTTTTCTGAAATAAAAGATGACTACTACTTGGCATCTGCTAGGATGATAAGTTATAAACGTTTTGATATCATAGTCGAGGCTTTTAACTGGTTAGGTTGGCCTTTATTAATCTCAGGTGACGGACCAGAACTACAAAGGTTAAAATCCAAAGCGCTAGGTAATATTCAATTTTTAGGTCATGTGAGCGACGGTAAGCGTAAAGACCTATTTTCTAGAGCTAAATCCATTATTGTTGCTGCATTAGAAGATTATGGATTAGTGCCGGTAGAAGCGAATGCAAGTGGAACTCCAGTGATTGCTTATGGTGCAGGGGGTGTTTTAGACACTCAAATACCCGGAAAAACTGGAGTGTTTTTTAGCAGACAATCAGCTGACTCTCTACAAACAGGATTATTTCGGGCCAGGGAAATATCTTGGAATTATCAAAGCATTCGCAATCACGCTGTTAACAACTTCTCAGAATCGGTGTTTTTTCAAAGGATAGAGGAGATTGTGATGAAAAACTCCGGTATACATCACTGATGGAATGAAGGGGTATAGCACCCCCAAATTTTACTACTTTCGTCAACGATCCGAATTCTTAGTCTATAGTCTCTTGTACAGAAGGATAATTACAGTGCTTCAAACTAGTTTAAATTCACCTTTAAATACTTCAACAGATCCCGAGGCAAGCTATGGTCAAATGTTGTCTGTATTTATTAGAAGATTTCCCTGGGTTCTATTAGTATTTTTAACTTCCACAGCAGTAGCTGGAATTATCACTGCAAAAACTCAACCAACTTTCCAAAGTACCCTCCAGTTATTGATAGAACCTAACTACCAAGGAAGGGAAAAGGAAGATAAATTAGGAACAGATTTCACTGAATCTAATATTGTTATTGACACAGCAACCCAGTTAAATTTAATGAAGAGTTCTGCACTTTTACAAAAAGCAGTGACCCAGCTTAAGTCCGAATATCCGGATATGACTACAGAGGAACTTAAAAAATCCTTAGTTGCGACTCAGATTAAGACTTCAGAAGATAATATTGCCACGAAAATTTTTCAAATTGATTATATCAGTGACGATCCATATAAAACCCAAAAGGTTCTGACTGCTATTCAGCAAGTGTATCTTGATTACAATAAAAATCAACAGGATATTCGGTTACAAAAAGGCCTACAAATTATTAGAGAACAGCTAAATAAAGCAACTGACGAAGTGAACGCGTCAGAGGCTAATTTACAACGATTTCGCCGCAATCAGAATTTGATTGATCCGGAGTTAGAAGCAAAAGCAATTGAAGAGACCTTAAATAGTATTCGCAAGGAAAGACAAACCACTCATTCTCTATACCAAGAAGCCATAGCTAAGCAAAAATCCTTGCAACAACAACTGAATCGCTCACCACAAAATGCTTTAGTTTCTTCTCGTTTGAGTCAATCTACACGCTACCAAGGTTTGCTCAATGAAATTCAGAAAACAGAGTTAGCTTTAGCTCAAGAGCGATTGCGTTTTACCGATGATACTCCTAATGTACAAAAACTAAATCAACAACTGCAAGACCAAAAAGAACTTTTACAAAAAGAGGTAAGCAGAACTCTAGGTGAGA from Cylindrospermopsis curvispora GIHE-G1 harbors:
- the lhgO gene encoding L-2-hydroxyglutarate oxidase, giving the protein MYDFAIIGGGIVGLATAMALGKRHGQTKILVLEKEAEWAFHQTGNNSGVIHSGIYYKPGSFKAKFCRDGSQSMVEFCREHNIDHDICGKVIVATEPEEIPRLENLYQRGLDNGIPVKRISPQEAREIEPHLSCLAAIRVSSTGIVNYKQVCLKYAEIIQNQGGDLRLNTQVLKLHPSGENQVIETTKGSFETRFVINCGGLHSDRLAKLGQVNPQAKIVPFRGEYYELTPEKRSLVKTLIYPVPNPDFPFLGVHFTRMIDGTVHAGPNAVLSFKREGYKKTDFDLRDLTEVITYPGFWKLAAKHADEGIKEMIRSWSKAAFVRSLQKLIPEVEAKDLVPTHAGVRAQALMNNGSLVEDFLIVPGKNSIHVCNAPSPAATSSLEIGKAIVNQLPEPANLIRCF
- a CDS encoding phytanoyl-CoA dioxygenase family protein, which codes for MMINTWQDQLNAFTEDINYRVSVAKYKKHLPVLSSKDKLIAESLKQQGVYITSLTDLGLPSTTQMWVSATGYAGMISAPRNVESGYSLPQIYTVTDLPEFFAWGIESRLRNIIESYIELPIAFHGVHVRKDFPNEQQLQTLLWHKDSEDRRMIKIIVYLHDVGEEHGPFEYIPLPGNIGEWCNYYRVDYRLWKSGFLGIDDRAMMNVIPKKFWKSCPGKAGTVIFVDPRNVLHHGTVRTKERSTAFFVYTSDAPKRPELCTQYHDHTFTKPHGQFKTEIANKAQ
- a CDS encoding NAD(P)H-dependent oxidoreductase, which gives rise to MIIVDQALQARAELGKPVKVAMIGAGFMGRGIANQIINSVPGMELVAIANRHIQTAERAYLEAGIENFRTVDNLGALEDSIAQNGYAITEDAMLLCEADGIDAIIEVTGTIEYAAHLVTRAIAHQKHVILMNAELDGTVGPILKIHADRAGVVFTACDGDQPGVEMNLYRFVKSIGLTPLLCGNIKGLQDPYRNPTTQAGFAQRWGQNPAMVTSFADGTKISFEQAIVANGTGMKVAKRGMLGYEYMGHVDEMTNMYDLDQLRELGGIVDYVVGAKPSPGVFVFATHEDPKQRHYLNLYKLGEGPLYSFYTPYHLCHFEVPISVARAVLLHDAVLTPIAGPIVDVVATAKIDLKAGEIIDGIGYYMTYGQCENSSIVQQENLLPMGLAQGCRLIRDIPRDQVLTYNDVELPAGRLCDRLRAEQTAYFSPVKTLAIAR
- the rfbC gene encoding dTDP-4-dehydrorhamnose 3,5-epimerase; this translates as MIFTQTSLAGAFIIELEEKPDHRGFFARTFCAQEFAEHGLKPTVAQCNLSFNHQKGTLRGMHYQITPATETKLIRCTQGAIYDVIVDMRPESPTYLSYIGVELTATNRRALYVPEMFAHGYQALTDGAEVVYQVGEFYTPGYERGLRYDDPILDIVWPLNVTEISQKDRSWPLLESVLIGV
- a CDS encoding glycosyltransferase family 2 protein, with product MSKLLTIAIPTYNRADLLDQQLEWLSHAIKGYEQDCEILVSDNCSSDYTPQVIKKWQNILSSVTFKSHRNSSNLGVMRNIIYCLNSATTKYVWTIGDDDPIQDRTVGYVIDKFHKHQDLSLMFLNFSGRNKITGEAVHPPTIAGNRWFDIDMEDGAGNGKAIFEHCLAKSVGAVIFLTASIYRADLVKQALQIWPDAINNWISLAYFAGYCAAHGKVIVTKENFLECIVGVSYWQKEPKSALLMQYKHIPEVISKLHENGYSKQFYARMMIQNWRGVNLKVFLGALRRWPISAIQTILPFFAVVTVSAVEVMAAPELKIADCNQQISNSSLRRNKDS
- the rfbF gene encoding glucose-1-phosphate cytidylyltransferase; the protein is MKAVILAGGLGTRLSEETSIRPKPMVEVGGKPILWHIMKIYSAHGINDFIICCGYKGYIIKEYFANYFLHMSDVTFDMRFNQMSIHSGYAEPWRVTLVNTGDNTMTGGRLKKVREHIGNETFCFTYGDGVSNINISELINFHQSQKTLATLSAVQPAGRFGAISLGQEQTKITSFKEKPEGDGAWINGGYFVLEPEVINFIADESTIWEKEPLEKLADMDQLSAFKHQGFWQPMDTLRDKNYLEDLWKNNQAPWKVWE
- a CDS encoding glycosyltransferase, with product MKIALVHDYLTQRGGAERVFELLCKYYPEADIFTSVYDAQKTIDLGDRIVKTTFLQSIPGAKKYFRLIAPLYFPAFRSLDLQDYDLIISSSTSFAKAVRKKKEAQHICFCHNVTRFLWDTQTYLREYGDYRYFAPVIEKIFAMMRNVDLKYSQEPDLYIANSSVVAKRIQQIYGKEAMVVNYPIDTNNFVFSEIKDDYYLASARMISYKRFDIIVEAFNWLGWPLLISGDGPELQRLKSKALGNIQFLGHVSDGKRKDLFSRAKSIIVAALEDYGLVPVEANASGTPVIAYGAGGVLDTQIPGKTGVFFSRQSADSLQTGLFRAREISWNYQSIRNHAVNNFSESVFFQRIEEIVMKNSGIHH
- a CDS encoding NAD-dependent epimerase/dehydratase family protein, producing MKILVTGTEGYLGSLLPPLLIAKGHKVIGVDTGFYKVGWLYNGTEITIKTLNKDIRNINPEDLEGVDAIVHKAELSNDPTGQLAPHITYDINHLGSVRLANLAKTMGVRRFVYMSSCSVYGIATDGDVTEESPVNPQTAYAECKTLVERDIKLLADDDFSPTFMRNATAFGASPRMRFDIVLNNLAGLAWTTKEIKMTSDGTPWRPLVHALDICKAIVCVLEAPRDIIHNQIFNVGDTQNNYRVREIAQIIAETFPDCKLTFGNNGADNRSYRVCFEKINTILPGFKCDWNAERGAQQLLNLFRQIDMTEDTFLFRGFTRLKQLEYLIRTQQLDQNFFWNS